In Firmicutes bacterium ASF500, a single genomic region encodes these proteins:
- the araR gene encoding Arabinose metabolism transcriptional repressor has translation MAPKYQFIADSLRSEIENGQYSSKQLLPTEQLLCQRFQISRQTIRRALSVLEEEGLITRRQGSGSHLRERTEETAPLNCTVAVVTTYINDYIFPNILQGMESVLTANSSAPLLFATQNQISTERKILQTLLTMKPLDGVLVEGSKTALPCPNLDLYRKLLDRGVRLVFINGCYPELSAIPSVLADNYGGGRMLVEYLAQKGHQHIAGIFKNDDMQGTLRYSGYMEAIRDLGLPFEDEQVLWYNTEGRKSFRSEAFVDSALEGFRDCSAIVCYNDEVAIRVVSQLKKRGTRIPEEMAVVSFDNSPYSELSPVRITSLSHGLQNLGELSASLMLRLLRGEAHQSEVVPWQLVEKESG, from the coding sequence ATGGCCCCGAAATACCAATTCATTGCCGATTCCCTCCGCTCGGAGATTGAAAACGGCCAGTACAGCAGCAAGCAGCTGCTTCCCACCGAGCAGCTGCTGTGCCAGCGCTTTCAAATCAGCCGCCAGACCATCCGCCGGGCCCTGTCCGTGCTGGAGGAGGAGGGGCTGATTACCCGCCGTCAGGGCAGCGGCTCCCATCTGCGGGAGCGGACGGAGGAGACCGCCCCCCTCAACTGCACCGTGGCAGTGGTGACCACCTACATCAACGACTATATCTTCCCCAACATCCTCCAGGGCATGGAGTCCGTCCTCACCGCCAACAGCAGCGCCCCTCTCCTCTTCGCAACCCAGAACCAGATCTCCACCGAGCGGAAGATTCTCCAGACCCTCCTCACCATGAAGCCCCTGGACGGCGTTCTGGTGGAGGGGAGCAAGACCGCCCTGCCCTGTCCCAACCTGGACCTGTACCGGAAGCTGCTGGACCGGGGGGTCCGGCTGGTGTTCATCAACGGCTGTTATCCGGAGCTGTCCGCCATCCCCTCCGTCCTGGCGGACAACTACGGCGGCGGGCGGATGCTGGTGGAGTATTTGGCCCAAAAGGGACACCAGCACATCGCCGGTATCTTCAAAAACGACGATATGCAGGGGACACTGCGCTACTCTGGCTACATGGAGGCCATCCGGGACCTGGGCCTGCCCTTTGAGGACGAGCAGGTCCTGTGGTACAACACAGAGGGCCGGAAGTCCTTCCGGTCGGAGGCCTTTGTGGACTCCGCGCTGGAGGGGTTCCGAGACTGTTCGGCCATTGTGTGCTACAACGACGAGGTAGCCATCCGCGTTGTCTCCCAGCTGAAAAAGCGAGGGACCCGTATCCCGGAGGAAATGGCGGTGGTCAGCTTCGACAACAGCCCTTATAGCGAGCTGTCCCCGGTGCGTATCACCTCTCTGTCCCACGGTCTCCAGAATTTAGGGGAGCTGTCCGCCAGCCTGATGCTCCGTCTGCTCCGGGGGGAGGCCCACCAGTCGGAGGTCGTCCCCTGGCAGCTGGTGGAGAAGGAGAGCGGCTAG
- the fruK gene encoding Fructose import ATP-binding protein FruK — protein MQEGVVLEMRGICKYFPGVRALQDVDFTLREGEIHALMGENGAGKSTLIKVLTGVYPKDGGEVRIKGVEGAAVIRSPQDAQNAGISTVYQEITLCPNLTVAENMYIGRTKGAVTNWRAMNSGAGKILQSLGIPASPKQQLGSCSIAVQQMVAIARAVDMECKVLILDEPTSSLDEQEVIKLFGLMRDLRAKGVGIIFVTHFLEQVYEVCDRITVLRDGQLVGEYVIEDLPRVQLVSKMLGKELDDMADIKGESGGAAVSMEGAPVLEAQGLCSSAGIKPFDFSIRKGEVTGFTGLLGSGRSECVRAIFGADHVTAGAVKVDGKEVKIHKPIDAMKCGIGYLPEDRKGDGIVGDLSVRENIILALQVMKGFFRPFSRAQAEAFADEYIKLLEIKTASADTPIKSLSGGNQQKCILARWLLTDPKYLILDEPTRGIDIGTKIEIQKLVLKLAAEGKSVTFISSEIDEMLRTCSRLIVMRDRKAVGELNGEDLTQSKIMATIAGGDEA, from the coding sequence ATGCAGGAAGGCGTTGTATTGGAAATGCGGGGCATCTGCAAGTACTTCCCGGGTGTGCGCGCCCTCCAGGACGTGGACTTCACCCTGAGGGAGGGAGAAATCCACGCTCTGATGGGAGAGAACGGCGCGGGCAAGTCCACCCTGATCAAGGTGCTCACCGGCGTGTACCCCAAGGATGGGGGCGAGGTCCGCATCAAGGGCGTCGAGGGCGCGGCGGTCATCCGCTCCCCTCAGGACGCCCAGAACGCGGGCATCAGCACCGTCTATCAGGAGATCACCCTGTGCCCCAACCTGACGGTGGCGGAGAATATGTACATCGGCCGCACCAAGGGGGCCGTGACCAACTGGCGGGCCATGAACAGCGGCGCGGGCAAAATTTTGCAGTCCCTGGGCATCCCCGCCAGCCCCAAGCAGCAGCTGGGCTCCTGCTCCATTGCGGTACAGCAGATGGTTGCCATTGCCCGGGCGGTGGACATGGAGTGCAAGGTGCTCATCCTGGATGAGCCCACCTCCTCTCTGGACGAGCAGGAGGTGATTAAGCTCTTCGGCCTGATGCGGGACCTGCGGGCCAAGGGGGTGGGCATCATCTTTGTCACCCACTTCCTGGAGCAGGTTTACGAGGTCTGCGACCGGATCACCGTCCTCCGGGACGGCCAGCTGGTGGGAGAGTATGTCATTGAGGACCTGCCTCGGGTCCAGCTGGTCAGCAAGATGCTGGGCAAGGAGCTGGACGATATGGCCGATATCAAGGGCGAGTCCGGCGGCGCGGCCGTCAGCATGGAGGGCGCCCCCGTTCTGGAGGCCCAGGGCCTGTGCAGCAGCGCGGGTATCAAGCCCTTCGACTTCTCCATCCGCAAGGGGGAGGTCACCGGCTTCACCGGTCTGCTGGGCTCCGGACGCAGCGAGTGCGTCCGGGCCATCTTCGGGGCCGACCACGTGACCGCCGGGGCCGTCAAGGTGGACGGCAAGGAGGTCAAGATCCATAAGCCCATCGACGCCATGAAGTGCGGCATCGGCTATCTCCCCGAGGACCGGAAGGGGGACGGCATCGTGGGCGACCTGTCGGTCCGGGAGAACATCATTCTGGCCCTCCAGGTGATGAAGGGCTTCTTCCGCCCCTTCTCCCGCGCCCAGGCGGAGGCCTTCGCCGACGAGTACATCAAGCTGCTGGAGATCAAGACCGCCTCGGCGGATACCCCCATCAAATCCCTGTCCGGCGGCAATCAGCAAAAGTGCATCCTGGCCCGCTGGCTGCTCACCGACCCCAAATACCTGATTCTGGACGAGCCCACCCGGGGCATCGACATCGGCACCAAGATTGAGATTCAAAAGCTGGTCCTCAAGCTGGCCGCAGAGGGCAAGAGCGTCACCTTCATCTCCTCGGAGATTGACGAGATGCTGCGCACCTGCTCCCGGCTCATCGTCATGCGGGACCGGAAGGCCGTGGGCGAGCTCAACGGCGAGGACCTGACCCAGAGCAAGATCATGGCGACTATCGCAGGAGGTGATGAGGCATGA
- the fruF gene encoding Fructose import permease protein FruF produces the protein MTTPVKTPETQVKRPDEPLFKRLTRHQMFIPVAALVLLVLFNLIADPSFFAVSVKENSLGNPVLSGNIVSVLDNASELVILAIGMTLVTASSGGQDISVGATMAIAGSVILRMVCGGQVTADTMQMNLILAVLIGIAVTALFGAFNGALVAYFKIQPMVATLIMFTAGRSIAAWINNNQLPIINDLAFKYAGTFLPGIPVPTPIFITAAVILAFWLVLKRTNLGLYTQSVGINANSSRLNGLDPKMIKLLTYVILGVCVAVAGFIRVSRSGSINYSRIAENIEMDAILAVALGGNALSGGKFNIYGSILGAYVIQFLTTTLYKYDVPSTALPAYKAVVVILLVVLSAPVVREKLASVKKAPAKAAKGVS, from the coding sequence ATGACGACCCCCGTGAAGACCCCTGAGACCCAGGTAAAGCGGCCCGACGAGCCCCTCTTCAAGCGGCTCACCCGGCACCAGATGTTTATCCCCGTGGCGGCGCTGGTCCTGCTGGTGCTGTTCAACCTGATCGCCGACCCCTCCTTCTTCGCGGTCTCGGTGAAGGAGAACAGCCTGGGCAATCCGGTGCTCAGCGGCAATATCGTCTCCGTGCTGGACAACGCCTCTGAGCTGGTCATCCTGGCGATTGGCATGACGCTGGTCACCGCCTCCTCCGGCGGGCAGGACATCAGCGTGGGCGCCACCATGGCTATCGCCGGCAGCGTTATCCTCCGGATGGTCTGCGGCGGCCAGGTCACCGCCGACACCATGCAGATGAACCTGATTCTGGCCGTCCTCATCGGCATCGCCGTGACCGCCCTCTTCGGCGCGTTCAACGGCGCTCTGGTGGCCTACTTCAAAATCCAGCCCATGGTAGCCACCCTGATTATGTTCACCGCCGGCCGCTCCATTGCGGCCTGGATCAACAACAACCAGCTGCCCATTATCAACGACCTTGCCTTCAAGTACGCCGGGACCTTCCTCCCCGGTATCCCAGTGCCCACGCCTATTTTCATCACCGCCGCCGTGATTCTGGCCTTTTGGCTGGTGCTGAAGCGGACCAACCTGGGGCTGTATACCCAGTCGGTGGGCATTAACGCCAACTCCTCCCGCCTCAACGGCCTGGACCCCAAGATGATTAAGCTGCTCACCTATGTGATTCTGGGGGTGTGCGTGGCGGTGGCCGGCTTCATCCGGGTCAGCCGCAGCGGCTCCATCAACTACTCCCGCATCGCCGAGAACATCGAGATGGACGCCATCCTGGCGGTGGCCCTGGGGGGCAACGCCCTGTCCGGCGGCAAGTTCAACATCTACGGCTCCATCCTGGGGGCCTATGTGATTCAATTCCTCACCACCACTCTCTACAAGTACGACGTACCCTCCACCGCTCTGCCCGCCTATAAGGCGGTGGTGGTCATTCTGCTGGTGGTGCTCAGCGCCCCGGTGGTGCGGGAGAAGCTGGCCAGCGTGAAAAAGGCCCCGGCCAAGGCCGCGAAGGGGGTGTCCTGA
- the yjfF gene encoding Inner membrane ABC transporter permease protein YjfF encodes MPKGIAVDSQGRLKERAAISDTNLLLTITVVVFFILYLSAVFFLGGGFAKPQNFLNILNNNASLIVLSCGMSIVMITGGIDISVGAVTCLVCMTCAVNLERQGGSVLTVILIGLGIGLAFGAVQGFLVAHLGIQPFIVSLAGMFFAKGMTTIVSKEPVRVTNEAFLAVKETRIIVPGLGSNNKLGQYVPAYVEVGVIIALAVVVLLFCLLRWTRLGRGFYAVGGNSQSANMLGINVRRTKFLAHVLCGLLAGLGGILYFLHVGSGDVANGAGDEMNAIASSIIGGTLLTGGVGNVIGTFFGVLSLNTIKRIVSSLGFDEAWWSNITVAGMLCLFLVVQSIVLLRKNKK; translated from the coding sequence ATGCCAAAGGGAATCGCAGTTGACAGTCAGGGCCGCCTCAAGGAGCGGGCCGCCATCAGCGACACCAACCTTCTGCTCACCATCACAGTGGTGGTATTCTTCATCCTGTATCTCTCCGCCGTATTTTTCCTGGGCGGCGGCTTCGCCAAGCCCCAGAACTTCCTCAACATTCTGAATAACAACGCCTCCCTCATTGTGCTGTCCTGCGGCATGAGCATCGTCATGATTACCGGCGGCATCGACATCAGCGTGGGCGCGGTCACCTGTCTGGTGTGCATGACCTGCGCGGTGAACCTGGAGCGGCAGGGCGGCAGCGTCTTGACCGTCATCCTCATTGGACTGGGCATCGGCCTGGCCTTCGGGGCGGTCCAGGGCTTCCTGGTGGCCCACCTGGGTATTCAGCCCTTTATCGTCTCGCTGGCGGGCATGTTCTTCGCCAAGGGCATGACCACCATCGTCAGCAAGGAGCCCGTCCGCGTGACCAACGAGGCCTTCCTGGCGGTGAAGGAGACCCGGATCATCGTCCCCGGCCTGGGCTCCAACAACAAGCTGGGCCAGTATGTCCCCGCCTATGTGGAGGTGGGCGTGATCATCGCGCTGGCGGTGGTGGTCCTGCTGTTCTGCCTGCTGCGCTGGACCAGGCTGGGCCGCGGCTTCTACGCCGTGGGCGGCAACAGCCAGAGCGCCAACATGCTGGGCATCAACGTCCGCCGGACCAAGTTCCTGGCCCATGTGCTGTGCGGCCTGCTGGCCGGCCTGGGCGGCATCCTCTACTTCCTCCACGTGGGCAGCGGCGACGTGGCCAACGGCGCGGGGGACGAGATGAACGCCATTGCCTCCTCCATCATCGGCGGCACCCTGCTCACCGGAGGCGTGGGCAACGTAATCGGCACCTTCTTCGGCGTGCTGAGCCTGAACACCATCAAGCGTATCGTCTCCTCCCTGGGCTTTGACGAGGCCTGGTGGTCCAACATCACCGTGGCCGGTATGCTCTGCCTGTTCCTGGTGGTCCAGAGCATCGTGCTGCTGCGGAAGAACAAGAAGTAA
- the xylB gene encoding Xylulose kinase, whose translation MKTCLGIELGSTRIKAVAIDGRFKPVSSGDYTWASRYENGVWTYPLEEVWIGLKTALLQVKDREDIAAVGVSAMMHGYLAFDKDWNLLTPFRTWQNTITGQAAAELTELFGFNIPQRWSIAHLYQAVLNGEEHVSRIAHLTTLAGYIHYKLTGVHAVGVGEASGMFPIDSEKLDYDAAMMAKFNALPAVQALPWRLEDLLPKVLAAGQDAGALTETGAAMLDGLLPPGVVFAPAEGDAGTGMTATNAVAPRTGNVSAGTSIFSMVVLERPLERVYEEIDLVTTPTGAPVAMVHCNNCTNDTNAWVGVLGETARLFGGSPDAGELYTKLYEKSLEGDPDCGGVLVCNYLAGEGVTHMDAGRPMVVRTPESKFTLANLFRAQLYATMSTLKIGMDILAEEGVAIDSLTGHGGLFKTPVVGQSYMAAACNAPVTCMETAGEGGPYGMALLASFLMNREEGERLEDFLSKRVFAGASGSTVLPDPACAEGFNAYIRRYRALLEVEKTAVSVL comes from the coding sequence ATGAAAACCTGTTTAGGCATCGAGCTGGGCTCCACCCGCATCAAGGCCGTCGCCATCGACGGCCGGTTCAAGCCCGTCTCCTCCGGGGACTACACCTGGGCCTCCCGCTATGAGAACGGCGTGTGGACCTACCCCTTAGAGGAGGTGTGGATCGGTCTGAAAACCGCCCTGCTCCAGGTGAAGGACCGGGAGGATATCGCCGCCGTGGGGGTGTCCGCCATGATGCACGGCTATCTGGCCTTTGACAAGGACTGGAACCTGCTCACCCCCTTCCGCACCTGGCAGAACACCATCACCGGCCAGGCCGCGGCGGAGCTGACCGAGCTGTTCGGCTTCAACATCCCCCAGCGGTGGTCCATCGCCCACCTGTATCAGGCGGTGCTCAACGGCGAGGAGCACGTCTCCCGGATCGCCCACCTCACCACCCTGGCGGGGTACATCCACTATAAGCTCACCGGGGTCCACGCCGTGGGCGTCGGCGAGGCGTCGGGCATGTTCCCCATCGACAGCGAAAAATTGGACTATGACGCGGCCATGATGGCAAAGTTCAACGCCCTGCCAGCCGTCCAGGCCCTGCCCTGGCGTCTGGAGGACCTGCTCCCCAAGGTGCTGGCGGCGGGCCAGGACGCCGGAGCCCTCACCGAGACGGGGGCGGCGATGCTGGACGGCCTGCTCCCCCCGGGGGTAGTCTTCGCCCCCGCCGAGGGGGACGCGGGCACCGGCATGACCGCCACCAACGCCGTGGCCCCCCGGACGGGCAACGTGTCCGCCGGGACCTCCATCTTCTCCATGGTGGTGCTGGAGCGCCCCCTGGAGCGAGTCTATGAGGAGATCGACTTAGTGACAACCCCCACCGGGGCCCCGGTGGCCATGGTCCACTGCAACAACTGCACCAACGACACCAACGCCTGGGTCGGCGTTCTGGGGGAGACCGCCCGCCTCTTCGGAGGGTCGCCCGACGCCGGGGAGCTGTACACCAAGCTCTATGAGAAGAGCCTGGAGGGCGACCCGGACTGCGGCGGCGTGCTGGTGTGCAACTACCTGGCGGGCGAGGGGGTCACCCACATGGACGCCGGCCGTCCTATGGTGGTCCGCACCCCGGAGAGCAAATTTACCCTGGCAAACCTCTTCCGGGCTCAGCTCTACGCCACCATGTCCACCCTGAAAATCGGCATGGACATCCTGGCGGAGGAGGGGGTGGCCATCGACTCCCTCACCGGCCACGGCGGGCTGTTCAAAACCCCCGTGGTGGGCCAGAGCTATATGGCCGCCGCCTGCAACGCCCCCGTCACCTGCATGGAGACCGCCGGGGAGGGCGGGCCCTACGGTATGGCCCTGCTGGCCTCCTTCCTGATGAACAGGGAGGAGGGGGAGCGCCTGGAGGACTTCCTGAGCAAACGGGTCTTTGCCGGGGCTTCCGGCTCCACCGTTTTGCCCGACCCCGCCTGCGCGGAGGGCTTCAACGCCTATATCCGGCGGTACAGGGCTCTGCTGGAGGTAGAGAAGACCGCTGTATCTGTTTTGTAA
- the araA gene encoding L-arabinose isomerase — MNKYSFWFVVGSQFLYGPEVLETVADRAREMAGELSKALPFPLIYKVTAKTNQEIADVVKEANYDDSCAGIITWCHTFSPSKMWINGLTSLQKPWCHFATQYNREIPNEEIDMDFMNLNQAAHGDREHGFIGARLRAPRKVIAGYWKDEAVQGRVASWMKAAVGAAVSRSMKVMRFGDNMREVAVTEGDKVEVQAKLGWQVNTWAVGDLVKVMNAVTEEEIDALMETYKASYDIATDKIDHIRYQAREEIAMKKMLDAEGCKAFSNTFQDLYGMEQLPGLASQHLMAQGYGYGGEGDWKVSAMTAIMKAMGENGNGCSLFMEDYTYNLEPGKEYSLGAHMLEVCPCCAAGKPRIETHHLGIGMNEKDPARLVFEGKEGDAIVVSLIDMGGRLRLICQDIHCVKPILPMPNLPVARVMWQAEPSLTTGVECWITAGGAHHTVLSYDVTAEQMKDWCTMMDIEFVHIGKDTTLESLEHDLFLSDLAWRLK; from the coding sequence ATGAACAAATATTCGTTCTGGTTCGTGGTAGGCAGTCAATTCCTGTACGGCCCCGAGGTGCTGGAGACGGTGGCTGACCGGGCCCGGGAGATGGCCGGCGAGCTCAGCAAGGCCCTGCCTTTTCCCCTGATCTACAAGGTGACCGCCAAGACCAACCAGGAGATCGCCGACGTGGTGAAGGAGGCCAACTATGACGACTCCTGCGCCGGAATTATCACCTGGTGCCACACCTTCTCCCCCAGCAAGATGTGGATCAACGGCCTGACCAGCCTCCAGAAGCCCTGGTGCCACTTCGCCACCCAGTATAACCGAGAGATCCCCAACGAGGAGATCGACATGGACTTCATGAACCTGAACCAGGCCGCCCACGGCGACCGGGAGCACGGCTTCATCGGGGCCCGTCTCCGGGCCCCCCGGAAGGTCATCGCCGGGTACTGGAAGGACGAGGCCGTCCAGGGGCGCGTCGCCAGCTGGATGAAGGCCGCCGTGGGCGCGGCGGTGTCCAGATCCATGAAGGTCATGCGCTTTGGCGATAATATGAGAGAGGTGGCCGTCACCGAGGGCGACAAGGTGGAGGTCCAGGCCAAGCTGGGCTGGCAGGTGAACACCTGGGCGGTGGGCGACCTGGTGAAGGTGATGAACGCCGTCACCGAGGAGGAGATCGACGCCCTGATGGAGACCTATAAGGCCAGCTATGACATCGCTACCGACAAGATCGACCACATCCGCTATCAGGCCCGGGAAGAGATCGCCATGAAGAAGATGCTGGACGCCGAGGGCTGCAAGGCCTTCTCCAACACCTTCCAGGACCTGTACGGTATGGAACAGCTCCCCGGACTGGCTTCCCAGCACCTGATGGCCCAGGGCTACGGCTACGGCGGCGAGGGCGACTGGAAGGTGTCCGCCATGACCGCCATCATGAAGGCCATGGGCGAGAATGGCAACGGCTGCTCCCTGTTCATGGAGGATTACACCTATAACCTGGAGCCGGGGAAGGAGTACTCCCTGGGGGCCCACATGCTGGAGGTCTGCCCCTGCTGCGCCGCCGGGAAGCCCCGCATTGAGACCCACCACCTGGGGATCGGCATGAACGAGAAGGACCCCGCCCGCCTGGTCTTTGAGGGCAAGGAGGGGGACGCCATCGTGGTCTCTCTCATCGACATGGGGGGACGGCTCCGCCTGATCTGCCAGGACATCCACTGCGTCAAGCCCATCCTGCCCATGCCCAACCTGCCCGTGGCCCGGGTGATGTGGCAGGCCGAGCCCTCCCTCACCACCGGGGTGGAGTGCTGGATTACCGCCGGCGGCGCCCACCACACCGTCCTCAGCTACGACGTCACCGCCGAGCAGATGAAGGACTGGTGTACCATGATGGACATCGAGTTTGTCCACATCGGGAAGGACACCACCCTGGAGAGCCTGGAGCACGACCTGTTCCTGTCCGATCTGGCCTGGAGATTGAAGTAA
- the araD gene encoding L-ribulose-5-phosphate 4-epimerase AraD, with translation MLEALKQAVLEANLLLPKYGLVTFTWGNVSGIDREKGLIVIKPSGVEYDGMTVEDMVVVSLETGQVTEGKWKPSSDTKTHLELYKAFPGVGGIVHTHSPNAVAWAQAGEDIPCFGTTHADYFYGSVPCARHLTQGELEEDYERNTGRIIVDTFRERCIEPTAVPGVICASHGPFTWGKDPAQAVYHGVVLEEVAKMAILTRQVRPSAGAAPQRYQDKHYFRKHGPGAYYGQG, from the coding sequence ATGTTAGAAGCGCTCAAGCAAGCGGTTTTGGAGGCCAACCTCCTCCTGCCCAAATACGGCCTGGTTACCTTCACCTGGGGCAACGTGTCCGGGATAGACCGGGAGAAGGGGCTGATCGTCATCAAGCCCTCCGGGGTGGAGTACGACGGTATGACCGTGGAGGATATGGTGGTGGTGAGCCTGGAGACCGGCCAGGTGACGGAGGGCAAATGGAAGCCCTCCAGCGACACCAAGACCCACCTGGAGCTGTACAAGGCATTCCCTGGCGTGGGCGGCATCGTCCACACCCACAGCCCCAACGCCGTGGCCTGGGCCCAGGCCGGGGAGGACATCCCCTGCTTCGGCACCACCCACGCCGACTACTTCTACGGCTCCGTCCCCTGTGCCCGCCACCTGACCCAGGGGGAGCTGGAGGAGGACTATGAGCGGAACACCGGAAGGATCATTGTGGATACCTTCCGGGAGCGGTGCATCGAGCCCACCGCCGTCCCCGGCGTGATCTGCGCCAGTCACGGACCCTTTACCTGGGGTAAGGACCCGGCTCAGGCGGTGTACCACGGGGTGGTGCTGGAGGAGGTAGCCAAAATGGCCATCCTCACCCGGCAGGTCCGGCCCTCTGCGGGGGCGGCTCCCCAGCGCTATCAGGACAAGCACTATTTCCGCAAGCACGGCCCCGGCGCCTACTACGGTCAGGGCTGA